A genomic segment from Rahnella aceris encodes:
- a CDS encoding lipoprotein → MKKKTLVAAIPLVLMLSACTTVEPAYKDIGSRTAPCVDGGPDSVAQQFYDFRIKQGGSGLPNSSQLAAYRPYLSTALYDALLKAQSHPKVDIAASPNEKTGAGSGDGDIFSSLFDGPTSASVDSASTIPNTDARNIPLRVTFTHEKDKGASTSWKDEVLMVREGQCWTVDDVRYMANLDFASSGTLRQVLEHQ, encoded by the coding sequence ATGAAAAAGAAAACCCTTGTCGCCGCCATCCCGCTGGTACTGATGTTAAGTGCCTGCACCACGGTAGAACCTGCATATAAGGACATTGGCAGCCGCACCGCACCCTGTGTCGATGGCGGCCCTGACAGCGTTGCTCAGCAATTCTATGATTTTCGCATTAAACAAGGCGGCAGCGGATTACCCAATTCCAGCCAACTGGCGGCATACCGACCTTATCTGAGCACCGCATTGTATGATGCGCTGCTGAAAGCGCAGTCACATCCGAAAGTCGATATCGCCGCCTCACCGAACGAGAAAACGGGTGCTGGTTCTGGCGATGGTGACATTTTCTCCAGCCTGTTTGATGGACCGACGTCTGCCTCCGTAGACAGCGCCTCCACCATACCGAACACCGACGCCCGTAACATTCCCCTGCGTGTCACCTTCACACATGAGAAAGACAAAGGCGCATCGACAAGCTGGAAAGATGAAGTGCTGATGGTGCGTGAAGGCCAATGCTGGACGGTTGATGATGTGCGTTATATGGCAAACCTCGATTTCGCTTCAAGTGGCACACTGCGCCAGGTTTTAGAACACCAGTAA
- the artJ gene encoding arginine ABC transporter substrate-binding protein: protein MKKLVIAAVLATVSLSASAADTIRFAMEASYPPFEFVDSSNQIQGFDVDLANAMCKEMQATCTFTNQAFDSLIPSLKFRRFDAVISGMDITPERQKQVAFTNPYYDNSAIFIAHSGQFTDVAALKGKRVGMQNGTTHQKYLMDKHPEITAVPYDSYQNAVLDLKNGRLDAVFGDTAVVNEWLKQNKNLAAVGDKITDPTYFGTGLGVAVRQNNTELLTKLNDALAKVKADGTYKTLYSKWFQQ from the coding sequence ATGAAAAAATTAGTAATTGCCGCGGTTCTGGCTACCGTCAGTTTGTCTGCCAGCGCTGCTGATACCATCCGTTTCGCGATGGAAGCGTCTTATCCTCCGTTTGAGTTTGTAGACTCCAGCAATCAGATCCAGGGCTTTGACGTCGATCTGGCGAACGCCATGTGTAAAGAGATGCAGGCAACCTGTACGTTCACCAATCAGGCGTTCGACAGCCTGATCCCGAGCCTGAAATTCCGCCGTTTTGACGCGGTGATTTCCGGTATGGACATCACGCCTGAACGTCAGAAACAAGTGGCATTCACCAACCCGTACTACGATAACTCTGCTATTTTCATCGCCCATTCTGGTCAGTTCACTGACGTTGCTGCGCTCAAAGGCAAACGTGTCGGTATGCAAAACGGCACGACTCATCAGAAATACCTGATGGATAAGCACCCTGAAATCACCGCCGTACCTTACGACAGCTATCAGAATGCCGTACTGGACCTGAAAAACGGTCGTCTGGATGCCGTATTCGGTGACACCGCCGTGGTGAATGAATGGCTGAAACAGAACAAAAATCTGGCCGCTGTGGGTGACAAAATCACTGACCCGACTTACTTCGGTACCGGCCTGGGTGTTGCGGTTCGTCAGAACAATACCGAATTGCTGACTAAACTGAATGATGCTCTGGCAAAAGTGAAAGCAGACGGCACTTACAAGACGCTGTATTCAAAATGGTTCCAGCAATAA
- a CDS encoding NAD-dependent epimerase/dehydratase family protein, with protein MKVLVTGASGGLGRNAVEFLRNKGIKVRATGRNAAMGSLLQKMGAEFIHADLTTLVSAQAKALLADIDTVWHCSGLMSPWGSEQEFELANVRATRRLGEWSAAYGVENFVHISSPAIYFDFHHHRDIQEDFRPHRFANSFARSKAAGEQVIHTLALSNPQTHFTILRPQGIFGPHDNVMMPRLLQMLKYGGTLMLPRGGEALVDMTYVENAVHAMWLATQSQATESGRAFNITNQQPRPLCTLVKQLMENLDIKYRIRSVPYPLLDMMARGMERISKSSQKEPVLTHYSVAKLNFDLTLDTQRAQKELGYVPVISLDQGIIRTADWLRDHGKLQGLHGIGPKRD; from the coding sequence ATGAAGGTTTTGGTTACCGGTGCGAGCGGCGGTCTTGGAAGAAATGCCGTTGAGTTTCTGCGAAATAAAGGCATCAAAGTCAGGGCGACGGGACGGAATGCCGCCATGGGATCGCTTTTGCAGAAAATGGGCGCAGAATTTATTCACGCCGATCTCACCACGCTGGTGTCTGCTCAGGCCAAAGCCCTGCTGGCAGATATCGATACCGTCTGGCACTGCTCAGGGCTGATGTCGCCGTGGGGCAGTGAACAGGAATTCGAGCTGGCGAATGTGCGCGCCACACGGCGTCTGGGCGAATGGTCCGCGGCATATGGTGTGGAAAACTTCGTGCATATTTCGTCACCGGCGATCTACTTCGATTTTCACCATCACCGTGATATTCAGGAAGACTTTCGCCCGCACCGTTTCGCCAACTCCTTTGCACGCAGCAAAGCCGCCGGTGAACAGGTGATCCACACGCTGGCATTGTCGAATCCACAAACGCATTTCACCATTTTGCGACCGCAGGGCATTTTCGGCCCGCACGACAACGTCATGATGCCGCGTTTGCTGCAAATGCTGAAATATGGCGGAACACTGATGCTGCCACGCGGCGGAGAAGCGCTGGTGGACATGACCTACGTTGAGAATGCCGTGCATGCAATGTGGCTGGCGACGCAGTCGCAGGCAACAGAATCAGGTCGCGCGTTCAATATTACAAATCAGCAACCGCGTCCGCTGTGTACGTTGGTGAAACAACTGATGGAAAATCTGGATATCAAATATCGCATCCGTTCGGTGCCGTATCCGCTGCTGGATATGATGGCGCGGGGCATGGAGCGCATCAGCAAAAGCTCGCAGAAAGAACCGGTGCTGACGCATTACAGTGTGGCAAAACTCAATTTCGATCTCACGCTCGACACACAGCGTGCGCAGAAAGAACTCGGTTATGTGCCGGTGATTTCACTCGATCAGGGGATTATCCGCACCGCCGACTGGTTACGCGATCACGGTAAACTTCAGGGGCTGCACGGCATCGGTCCGAAACGCGACTGA
- the poxB gene encoding ubiquinone-dependent pyruvate dehydrogenase: MKQSVAAYLAKTLEAAGVKRIWGVTGDSLNGLSDSLNRMGTIEWLGTRHEEVAAFAAGAEAQITGELAVCAGSCGPGNLHLINGLFDCHRNHVPVVAIAAHIPSSEIGSGYFQETHPTELFRECSHYCELISNPEQLPQVLAIAMRKAILNRGVSVIVLPGDVALKPAPEDAKVSWYPPVLPKVTPQPTELEKLAELLNGATNITMMCGSGCAGAHDEVIRLAETLKAPVVHALRGKEHIEWDNPYSVGMTGLIGFSSGYHAMLNADTLILLGTQFPYRAFYPTDAKIIQIDINPGSIGAHCHVDMALVGDIKSTLTALLPQLQVKNERKFLDKALKHYEEARKDLDGLATPNDKQPIHPQYLAQQISRFAAADAIFTCDVGTPTVWACRYLQMNGQRRLLGSFNHGSMANAMPQAIGAQAIDRSRQVVALCGDGGFAMLMGDFLTLAQQKLPVKIIIFNNSVLGFVAMEMKSGGYLTDGTELKNPDFAAIAEAAGIKGIRVEKASDINTALQDAFAYEGPVLIDVITATEELAMPPQIKFEQAKGFSLYMLRAVISGRGDEVVELAKTNWLR; encoded by the coding sequence ATGAAACAAAGCGTAGCAGCATACCTGGCGAAAACTCTCGAGGCAGCAGGCGTAAAAAGGATCTGGGGCGTCACCGGCGACTCCCTGAACGGGTTAAGCGACAGCCTGAACCGCATGGGTACCATCGAATGGCTGGGTACGCGCCATGAGGAAGTGGCCGCATTCGCCGCCGGAGCCGAAGCACAAATCACCGGCGAACTGGCGGTGTGCGCCGGTTCTTGTGGCCCGGGCAACCTGCATCTGATCAACGGCCTGTTCGATTGCCATCGCAATCACGTGCCGGTGGTCGCGATTGCCGCGCATATCCCGTCGAGTGAAATCGGCAGCGGTTACTTTCAGGAAACCCACCCGACCGAATTATTCCGTGAATGCAGCCATTACTGCGAACTGATCAGCAATCCCGAGCAACTGCCGCAGGTGCTGGCGATCGCCATGCGCAAAGCCATTCTCAACCGTGGCGTATCAGTGATTGTGCTGCCGGGTGATGTGGCGCTCAAGCCTGCGCCGGAAGATGCTAAAGTCAGCTGGTATCCGCCTGTGCTGCCAAAAGTCACGCCACAGCCTACAGAACTGGAAAAGCTGGCGGAACTGCTGAACGGCGCGACCAACATTACGATGATGTGTGGCAGCGGCTGCGCGGGTGCGCACGATGAAGTGATCAGACTGGCTGAAACCCTGAAAGCGCCGGTGGTGCATGCACTTCGCGGCAAAGAACATATCGAATGGGATAACCCGTACAGCGTCGGTATGACCGGGCTGATCGGCTTCTCTTCCGGTTATCATGCCATGCTCAATGCCGACACGCTGATCCTGCTCGGCACGCAATTCCCGTATCGCGCGTTTTATCCGACCGATGCCAAAATCATTCAGATTGATATCAATCCGGGCAGCATCGGTGCACATTGCCATGTGGATATGGCGCTGGTTGGCGACATCAAATCCACCCTGACCGCCCTTCTGCCGCAGTTGCAGGTAAAAAATGAACGCAAGTTCCTCGACAAGGCGCTGAAGCATTACGAGGAAGCGCGCAAAGATCTCGACGGGCTGGCGACGCCGAACGACAAGCAACCGATCCACCCGCAATATCTGGCGCAGCAGATTAGCCGCTTTGCCGCTGCCGATGCGATTTTCACCTGCGACGTCGGCACGCCGACCGTCTGGGCGTGTCGTTATCTGCAAATGAACGGCCAGCGCCGTTTGCTCGGCTCGTTCAACCACGGCTCGATGGCCAACGCCATGCCGCAGGCGATTGGTGCGCAGGCCATTGACCGCTCACGTCAGGTTGTGGCGCTGTGCGGCGACGGCGGATTTGCCATGCTGATGGGGGATTTCCTGACGCTGGCGCAGCAAAAGCTGCCGGTGAAAATCATCATTTTCAATAACAGCGTACTGGGCTTTGTGGCAATGGAAATGAAATCCGGCGGTTATCTGACGGATGGCACCGAGCTGAAAAATCCGGATTTCGCCGCTATCGCTGAAGCTGCAGGCATCAAAGGCATTCGGGTTGAAAAAGCCTCCGATATCAACACCGCCTTGCAGGATGCGTTCGCCTACGAGGGGCCGGTGCTGATCGATGTGATCACCGCCACTGAAGAACTGGCGATGCCACCGCAGATAAAATTCGAACAGGCAAAAGGCTTCAGCCTGTACATGCTGCGCGCGGTGATCAGCGGCCGGGGCGACGAAGTGGTCGAACTGGCAAAAACCAACTGGCTGCGATAA
- a CDS encoding DUF2867 domain-containing protein: MPITTHTGRIVVLGASGYIGQHLTAHLSQQGFKVTAAARRIEWLQQQKWPNVRCCFADVYQSKTLAAAFEGADVLVYLVHAMAEDDDLLEKERQAAQHTLLALKDSSIKHIVYLGSMQPEDNHSPHLQARKLTGDLLRMSTIPVTELRTGIVIGAGSAAFEVMRDMVYNLPVLTPPRWVRSKSSPIALENLLNYLQGLVTLPATENQILEAAGPEYISYQTLFKLFIAMSGKRRWLLPVPLPTSFVSVYFLSLITSVPTSLAKALIQGLNHDLPADSEKLQKLIPQTLIPIDEAIRSTLEKEQQQIMDSPDWGYDPDARARWRPGYGYYPKQAGFTLETSASKAALWKVIQQLGGAEGYFYANGLWKTRARIDDLLGGGVKYGRPDRDFLKPGDKIDGWKVIGLKPQRELALLFGMKAPGLGRLTFTITDHGESRSLDVRAWWHPAGFSGLLYWFSMMPAHQFIFRGMAKRIASLARQKDRCGR, encoded by the coding sequence ATGCCAATCACGACACACACTGGCCGGATCGTCGTTCTCGGTGCCAGCGGGTATATCGGACAACATCTGACGGCGCATCTGAGCCAGCAAGGTTTCAAGGTAACGGCCGCCGCACGCCGTATCGAATGGCTGCAACAGCAAAAATGGCCAAACGTCCGCTGCTGCTTCGCGGATGTCTATCAGAGTAAAACGTTGGCTGCCGCCTTTGAAGGCGCTGACGTGCTGGTGTATCTGGTTCACGCCATGGCAGAAGATGATGATTTACTGGAAAAAGAACGGCAGGCGGCGCAGCACACTCTGCTGGCACTGAAAGATTCCTCCATTAAGCACATTGTTTATCTCGGCTCGATGCAGCCGGAAGACAACCATTCGCCGCATTTGCAGGCGAGAAAACTGACCGGCGATTTGCTGCGCATGAGCACCATCCCGGTGACAGAACTGCGCACCGGCATTGTGATTGGCGCGGGTTCCGCCGCGTTCGAAGTGATGCGTGACATGGTGTACAACCTGCCGGTGCTGACGCCGCCGCGCTGGGTTCGCTCAAAGTCATCGCCCATTGCACTGGAAAATCTGCTTAATTATTTACAGGGGCTGGTGACACTGCCTGCCACAGAAAATCAGATTCTGGAGGCGGCGGGGCCGGAATACATCAGCTATCAGACGCTGTTTAAACTCTTTATCGCGATGAGCGGTAAACGCCGCTGGCTGCTCCCCGTTCCCCTGCCAACATCTTTTGTTTCGGTATATTTTCTCAGCCTGATCACCTCCGTGCCGACGTCACTGGCAAAAGCGCTGATCCAGGGGCTGAACCACGATTTACCGGCCGACAGTGAGAAACTGCAAAAGCTGATCCCGCAGACACTGATCCCCATTGATGAGGCGATCCGCAGTACGCTGGAAAAAGAACAGCAACAGATCATGGATTCACCGGACTGGGGATACGATCCTGACGCCCGCGCGCGCTGGCGTCCAGGCTACGGTTATTATCCGAAACAGGCGGGTTTCACGTTGGAAACGTCGGCGTCAAAAGCCGCATTATGGAAAGTCATTCAGCAGCTTGGGGGCGCTGAAGGGTATTTCTATGCCAACGGTTTGTGGAAAACGCGGGCACGGATCGACGATTTACTCGGCGGCGGCGTGAAATACGGCCGTCCGGATCGTGATTTCCTGAAACCTGGCGATAAAATTGATGGCTGGAAAGTGATCGGCCTGAAACCTCAGCGCGAACTGGCGCTGTTATTCGGCATGAAAGCGCCGGGGCTCGGTCGTTTAACGTTCACGATTACCGACCACGGTGAAAGCCGCAGCCTGGATGTGCGCGCCTGGTGGCATCCGGCAGGGTTCAGCGGCCTGCTTTACTGGTTCAGTATGATGCCCGCTCATCAGTTTATTTTTCGTGGTATGGCAAAACGCATCGCCAGCCTTGCCCGGCAGAAAGACCGTTGCGGACGCTAA
- the ltaE gene encoding low-specificity L-threonine aldolase: MIDLRSDTVTRPSEAMRQAMARAEVGDDVYGDDPTVNALQDMAAKLCGKDAALFLPTGTQANLVALLTHCQRGEEYIVGQKAHNYMYEAGGAAVLGSIQPQPLDMDADGSIPLDKIAAAIKPDDIHFARTRLLSLENTHSGKVLPLDYLQKAFAFTREKGLALHIDGARIMNAAVALNVELREITQYCDTLTICLSKGLGAPIGSLLVGSKEYIQRANRWRKMTGGGMRQSGILAAAAIYALENNVSRLQDDHDNAQWLAQELRKIGVEIAEPGAQTNVLYIKQSAELAAKMGPWMQERGVIISAGPVTRVLTHINISREDLQKVVALWQEFLHQHA, translated from the coding sequence TTGATCGATTTACGCAGTGATACCGTAACCCGCCCCAGTGAAGCTATGCGTCAGGCCATGGCCCGCGCTGAAGTCGGCGATGATGTCTACGGCGATGACCCAACGGTAAATGCTTTACAGGACATGGCGGCAAAGTTGTGTGGCAAAGACGCGGCGCTGTTTTTACCAACCGGTACGCAGGCCAATCTGGTGGCGTTGCTGACGCACTGCCAGCGTGGCGAAGAATATATTGTTGGCCAGAAAGCTCACAATTATATGTATGAAGCAGGTGGAGCCGCGGTGCTCGGCAGTATCCAGCCTCAGCCGCTGGACATGGATGCTGACGGTTCTATCCCGCTGGATAAGATCGCGGCAGCCATCAAGCCCGATGATATCCATTTTGCCCGGACCCGTCTGCTGAGCCTGGAAAACACCCACAGTGGCAAAGTGCTTCCGCTGGATTATCTGCAAAAGGCGTTCGCCTTCACCCGCGAAAAAGGGCTGGCACTGCACATTGATGGCGCGCGTATCATGAATGCGGCAGTGGCACTGAACGTGGAATTACGTGAGATCACTCAGTATTGCGACACGCTGACCATCTGCCTGTCGAAAGGTCTGGGCGCACCGATTGGTTCCCTTCTGGTCGGCAGCAAAGAGTACATCCAGCGCGCTAACCGCTGGCGCAAAATGACCGGTGGCGGTATGCGCCAGTCCGGTATTCTGGCCGCAGCAGCAATTTACGCGCTGGAAAATAACGTTTCACGTCTGCAAGATGACCACGACAATGCACAGTGGCTGGCACAGGAACTGCGCAAAATCGGCGTAGAAATCGCTGAACCCGGTGCCCAAACCAATGTGCTGTACATTAAACAAAGCGCGGAACTGGCAGCCAAAATGGGGCCGTGGATGCAGGAGCGCGGTGTGATCATCAGTGCGGGGCCGGTCACACGCGTGCTGACGCATATCAATATCAGTCGTGAAGATCTGCAAAAAGTCGTGGCGCTGTGGCAGGAATTCCTGCATCAGCACGCCTGA
- a CDS encoding N-acetylmuramoyl-L-alanine amidase, whose product MICQRVKRGLFTVALLMLAGCQHASQQGADAPFRLETARQAQGADQRIRFLVIHYTAEDFNNALNTLTDEHVSAHYLIPAQPPLEAGKPVAWQLVPENMRAWHAGASGWRGRTNLNDTSVGIELENKGYSNYLLGKKFYPFPPAQIDLLANLSQEIVARYQIEPRNVVAHSDIAPQRKDDPGPLFPWQEMAERGIGAWPDAARVNQYLAGRNPQQPVDQAQLLVLLKAYGYSVEDNMTPRQQRRVIAAFQMHFRQSDYRGHADAETEAIVRALLQQFPEKND is encoded by the coding sequence ATGATCTGTCAGCGTGTGAAACGGGGTCTGTTCACTGTCGCATTACTCATGCTGGCCGGTTGTCAGCACGCCAGCCAGCAGGGCGCGGATGCGCCATTCCGGCTGGAAACGGCGCGACAGGCGCAGGGCGCAGATCAGCGGATCCGTTTTCTGGTGATCCATTACACCGCTGAAGATTTCAACAACGCATTAAATACGCTTACAGATGAGCACGTCAGCGCACATTATCTGATCCCGGCGCAACCGCCACTTGAAGCGGGTAAACCGGTGGCGTGGCAACTGGTGCCTGAAAATATGCGCGCCTGGCATGCCGGTGCCAGCGGCTGGCGCGGGCGTACCAATCTTAACGATACGTCGGTGGGCATCGAACTGGAGAACAAAGGCTACAGCAACTATTTGCTCGGCAAAAAATTCTATCCGTTCCCGCCTGCGCAAATAGATTTACTGGCTAATCTGAGCCAGGAGATTGTCGCGCGTTATCAGATAGAACCGCGCAATGTGGTGGCGCACAGCGATATCGCGCCGCAGCGCAAAGATGACCCCGGTCCGCTGTTCCCCTGGCAGGAAATGGCCGAACGTGGGATTGGCGCGTGGCCGGATGCGGCGCGGGTGAATCAGTATCTGGCGGGACGTAATCCGCAACAGCCTGTCGATCAGGCGCAGTTGCTGGTGTTGCTGAAAGCGTACGGATATTCAGTGGAAGATAATATGACGCCGCGTCAGCAGCGTCGGGTGATTGCGGCATTCCAGATGCATTTCCGCCAGAGTGATTATCGCGGCCATGCGGATGCTGAAACTGAAGCGATCGTCCGGGCGCTGTTACAGCAGTTTCCGGAGAAGAACGACTGA
- the artQ gene encoding arginine ABC transporter permease ArtQ, producing MTEFQPLASAAGMTVGLAVCALILGLVLAMIFAVWESAPWKPLSWLGTAWVTVLRGLPEILVVLFIYFGSSQLLMVLADGFSINLGLFAIPIKLPIENFEVSPFVCGVIALSLLYSAYASQTLRGALKAVPQGQWESGQVLGMKKSAIFFRLIMPQMWRHALPGLSNQWLVLLKDTALVSLISVNDLMLQTKSIATRTQEPFTWYVIAACIYLLVTLFSQFVIKRIELRTTRFERSAS from the coding sequence ATGACTGAATTCCAACCTTTAGCAAGCGCCGCCGGGATGACCGTCGGCCTTGCCGTTTGTGCGCTGATCCTCGGCCTGGTGCTGGCGATGATTTTCGCAGTCTGGGAATCCGCGCCGTGGAAGCCGCTTAGCTGGCTGGGCACCGCGTGGGTTACCGTGCTGCGCGGTCTGCCGGAAATCCTGGTGGTACTGTTCATCTATTTTGGTTCCTCACAGCTGCTGATGGTGCTGGCCGATGGCTTCAGCATCAATCTTGGCCTGTTCGCCATCCCGATCAAGTTGCCGATTGAGAACTTCGAAGTCAGCCCGTTTGTGTGTGGTGTGATCGCCCTTTCCCTGCTGTATTCGGCTTATGCATCGCAGACATTGCGCGGCGCACTGAAAGCCGTGCCACAAGGACAATGGGAGTCCGGTCAGGTGTTGGGCATGAAAAAGTCGGCGATTTTCTTCCGCCTGATCATGCCGCAGATGTGGCGTCATGCGTTGCCGGGACTGAGTAATCAGTGGCTGGTGCTGCTGAAAGATACCGCGCTGGTATCCCTTATCAGCGTGAACGACCTGATGCTGCAAACCAAAAGCATTGCGACCCGTACGCAGGAGCCATTTACCTGGTATGTGATTGCGGCGTGTATCTATCTGCTTGTTACCCTGTTCAGCCAGTTCGTGATTAAACGTATCGAACTGCGTACCACACGCTTTGAACGGAGTGCATCCTGA
- a CDS encoding heavy metal-binding domain-containing protein — MQISTTPTLEGFTIAEYCGVVTGEAILGANIFRDFFAGVRDIVGGRSGAYEKELRKAREIAFRELEEQAKERGANAVVGIDIDYETVGKDSSMLMVSVSGTAVIVHRK; from the coding sequence ATGCAAATTTCAACCACTCCGACCCTCGAAGGTTTCACCATCGCTGAATATTGCGGCGTAGTGACGGGCGAAGCGATTTTAGGGGCAAATATTTTTCGTGATTTCTTTGCTGGTGTGCGCGATATCGTCGGTGGGCGTTCCGGCGCTTATGAAAAAGAGCTGCGCAAGGCGCGTGAAATTGCTTTCCGTGAACTGGAAGAACAGGCGAAAGAGCGCGGTGCGAACGCGGTTGTCGGTATTGATATCGATTATGAAACCGTGGGCAAAGACAGCAGCATGCTGATGGTCAGCGTGTCCGGCACCGCAGTGATTGTGCATCGCAAATGA
- the artP gene encoding arginine ABC transporter ATP-binding protein ArtP — MSIQLNSINCFYGVHQALFDIQLDCPAGETLVLLGPSGAGKSSLLRVLNLLEMPRSGTLQIAGNTFDFTRKPDEKAVRELRQNVGMVFQQYNLWPHRTVLDNLLEAPMRVLGLTKDVALARAQKLLTRLRLTDYADRFPLHLSGGQQQRVAIARALMMEPQVLLFDEPTAALDPEITAQIVSIIRELAGTGITQVIVTHEVEVARKTASRVVYMENGRIVEQGDASVFAQPQTKEFASYLSH, encoded by the coding sequence ATGAGTATTCAACTTAATAGCATCAACTGCTTCTACGGCGTGCATCAGGCGCTTTTTGACATTCAGCTCGACTGCCCTGCCGGTGAAACTCTGGTTTTACTCGGCCCAAGTGGTGCAGGCAAAAGCTCCCTGTTACGTGTTCTGAACCTGCTGGAAATGCCGCGTTCAGGCACTTTGCAGATCGCCGGTAATACCTTCGATTTCACCCGCAAACCGGATGAAAAAGCCGTTCGCGAATTGCGTCAGAACGTCGGCATGGTTTTCCAGCAATACAATCTGTGGCCGCACCGCACGGTGCTCGACAACTTACTGGAAGCGCCTATGCGAGTGCTGGGGCTGACCAAAGACGTTGCGCTCGCGCGTGCCCAGAAATTGCTGACCCGTCTGCGTCTGACCGATTACGCCGATCGTTTTCCGTTGCATCTTTCCGGTGGCCAGCAACAGCGTGTGGCGATTGCCCGTGCGCTGATGATGGAGCCTCAGGTTCTGCTGTTTGATGAACCTACCGCCGCGCTTGACCCGGAAATCACCGCCCAGATCGTCAGCATTATTCGCGAACTGGCCGGCACCGGCATTACTCAGGTTATCGTGACCCACGAAGTTGAAGTTGCGCGTAAGACCGCCAGCCGCGTGGTGTACATGGAAAATGGCCGCATTGTCGAGCAAGGCGATGCCTCCGTTTTCGCACAGCCGCAAACCAAAGAGTTTGCCAGCTACCTTTCCCACTAA
- the artM gene encoding arginine ABC transporter permease ArtM, with product MWEYLPEVLKGLHTSLTLTVAALIVALLLAMIFTVVLTLKVPVASQIVKGYITLFTGTPLLVQIFLIYYGPGQFPSIREIPWLWEVLSQPWLCAMFALALNSAAYTTQLFTGAVRAIPSGQWQSCEALGMSKPQTLRILLPYAFKRALSSYSNEVVLVFKSTSLAYTITLMDVMGHSQLMYGRTYDVMVFGAAGVVYLCVNGLLTLMMRLIERRALAFERRN from the coding sequence ATGTGGGAATATTTACCTGAAGTCCTGAAAGGATTGCACACCAGCCTGACACTGACCGTGGCGGCACTGATTGTTGCACTGTTACTGGCGATGATTTTCACCGTCGTTCTGACGCTGAAAGTGCCGGTTGCCAGTCAGATCGTTAAAGGTTACATCACGCTGTTTACCGGCACACCGTTGCTGGTGCAAATCTTCCTGATTTACTACGGACCGGGCCAGTTTCCGTCGATCCGCGAAATTCCGTGGTTATGGGAAGTCCTGTCGCAGCCGTGGCTTTGCGCGATGTTTGCATTGGCGCTGAACAGCGCGGCATATACCACACAGTTGTTTACCGGTGCGGTACGCGCTATTCCGTCCGGCCAGTGGCAGTCGTGCGAAGCACTTGGCATGTCGAAGCCGCAAACCTTGCGCATTCTGTTGCCGTACGCCTTTAAACGCGCGCTGTCATCGTATTCCAACGAAGTGGTGCTGGTGTTTAAAAGTACCTCGCTGGCCTACACCATTACGCTGATGGATGTGATGGGTCACAGCCAGCTGATGTACGGTCGTACGTATGACGTGATGGTATTCGGTGCGGCCGGTGTGGTTTATCTGTGCGTGAACGGGTTGCTGACCCTGATGATGCGCCTGATTGAGCGTCGTGCACTGGCATTTGAACGCCGTAACTGA